A single Cryomorphaceae bacterium DNA region contains:
- a CDS encoding HYR domain-containing protein: MKHLYKAILIATAALLPFLSNGQDINWSFDTDGNGSNAQATSSNSAGVVATYTASGQVLVSGVFGTGADPHVFAQSPSTSSVTISFSQAVDLTSIQAGEFSSTKTWTATPTGGSNSAVSFSVGTSPSTKTLNWTGITSFTLSTSGGSNFAIDDFVIPISCNDPDVPVITATPSTVCPGSSSTLSWTGSLNSALNWVVYSGSCGGTQVGSTTNNSLQVTPSSTTTYYIRGEGDCVTPGSCGQATVTVTTTSSPSFTALADLCVDAGVQTGQGGGTPTGGVYSGTGVTDDGNGTTYSFDPATAGVGTHQITYTITSSGCPVSASDDVVVGCGPIATPSNLMFVANDGTNTNLYGYNATTGRVVPVAIPNPGSTGIARRFDIFEYNNKVYCAYFDEDFVTQIGAYDGRDVDFFGSISTNFDPETREFVVYNGDVYFTYEPSGDPRHVYKLDLTTETITDLTSATLNRAGMDGLVVYNDGTGDKLYFAGRAGSSGATDLYMWDGTTLSAAPNFSLYEPGRMAVYNGYIYMSASTSSTLYYNDTELYRYNGSGTSLVHAFADLSGTAATDPDPRDFITFDSKLFFVGGAGFNPGQYRLYSVNSSNTVTQEYSPTSGYAPQDLMVVGSNLYFGLNTASYPSQTYHFFRYNSAGNATNVTTGATNWNTSRFRNANAFGDGIAYQQDRGNGDEPQFLNLTTSTAAELADINSGTGDALQNNTINVFYVTLNQNTAPVVDVGNDLSILASTASATVVNSSLNVYELDDSQIDSAEVSFSSGFQAGDVLSATASGGISVSYNSTTGVLSLSGSASPSAYQTVLRTVAFDPTTTAGTRELLFTATDGSGNTSTVVHPTGKARYKVISGTVTTLDFASQPTGVPTSGTYVGSFSLSNANLGTVDFKTTDNGLSTAFASLALSFETDSFGFQYDNTGGRIEVHQVEEDPYEHPEYMALKFANDAEFVAFDAADDAFSFYDRYTITGFNDGVQVAQETIIGASSATTYIVSASGFASVDEIRIKGSDSFGGLYAGWGSFLDNFIFVQAACSDPDVPTVTFSPSTVCVGATATLNISGSLNDATAWHVYTGSCGGTSVGSTTGSTITVSPGTPSTTYYVRGEGGCVTAGSCGSVTITPTAVDDASFSYSASNYCVDASDPTPTITGTTGGTFSSTSGLSLNTSSGAIDVSASTAGTYSVTYTTAGSCPANSTVSVTITALDNAAFSYGSSSYCKDASDPSPTITGVTGGTFSSTVGLSIASNGTIDVSASTAGTYTVTYTTAGTCPNSSTASVTINNLDDASFSYGSTSYCVDASDPTPTISGLTGGSFSSTVGLSLSSSTGAIDVSASTPGTYTVTYTTAGTCPNSSNTSVTINALDDASFSYGQSEYCSTGSDPTPTITGLTGGTFSSGVGLSIASGSGAIDLSASTPGTYTVTYTTSGTCPNSSSTTVTVADDVTAVCQAVTLQLNASGSATLTTGAVDNGSSATCGIASYTLSQTAFSCSDLGGNEVTLTVTSNSGRTASCSTTITVVDNISPTAICRNVTVQLDANGNGSITTADVNNGSTDNCTIASYALSETSFTCSDLGSNTVTLSVTDNSGNVGTCMTTVTVVDNISPTALCQNVTVQLDADGNGSITTADVNNGSTDNCTITGYALSETSFTCSDLGSNTVTLTVTDQSGNYSTCMTTVTVVDDISPTAICQAVTVWLDASGNGSISVTDVNDGSTDNCSITGYSLSQTSFTCSNLGSNTVTLTVTDQSGNYSTCMTTVTVVDNISPTAICQNVTVQLDANGNGSITTADVNNGSTDNCTIASYALSETSFTCSDLGSNTVTLSVTDNSGNVGTCMTTVTVVDNISPTALCQNVTVQLDANGNGSITTADVNNGSTDNCTIAGYALSETSFTCSDLGSNTVTLSVTDNSGNVGTCMTTITVVDNISPTAICQNITVQLDATGNVSITGGQIDDGSSDNCTISSLTASPNSFTCSDIGANTVTLTVTDQSGNSSTCTATVTVEDNIAPNAQCQDFTDLLPFGGTYILSPASIDNGSSDACGIASYTISQTTFNATHLGANTVYLTVTDNNGNSSVCSSTFTLTSSPPDIICQDITVQLDATGAASITPNMVDNGSSSPYGVPLLMTVAPYNFSCQNIGANTVTLTATDSYGQSATCTATVTVVDQVAPQVTCQDVSIVLDASGSASISTSDVVQSSTDACGAVTLSLDKSTFDCTNVGSNVVTVTATDVNGNTSTCSATITVSDQTAPTALCKNVTIQLDATGAASLSTSDVDNGSSDVCTAVTLSLDKTSFDCSDIGVQTVVMTVVDAYGNTSTCSAQVSVVDHIAPQAQCQNVTLQLNGSGQANLTPSMVNAGSTDNCSIASYTLSKTSFDCGDLGTNMVTMTVTDASGNSSTCTATITVEDQVAPVLNCQSVTYSLINGQVTIDVNDFIVNASDNCSSVSLSANLSTFDCTQLGTFTIDITGVDAQGNSTTCSPSVTIVDNALPTAVCQNATLILDNSGQATLSAMDIDGGSSASCGGTLTYALSQTSFDCSHLGVNSVSLTVTDGNGNSATCTAQVTVVDNTPPVAMCQDINVVLDASGQATILPSSVDNGSSDVCGGVTLSLDQTQFTCVHLGTNSVILTVTDGSGNSSTCGATVTVLDQTPPAITCLNPTVTLNASGIVTILPNQMASATDLCGAVTLTASIASFNCSHAGSTVPVTLTATDASGNVSTCTSNVTVVDNNVPSVTCKNVTVSLDANGNASISTSDVVASSLAPCGVAGVTVSQSQFDCSDLGANSVVITVTGNNGQTATCSATVTVVDNMAPNVTCQNANIYLDANGQPVLTVTDLGLIFSDNCGVTGANYDISQFDCDNTGVQSLAIVVSDASGNTTTCTSQVTVLDTVSPTISCQNVSVQLDASGQATLASSDALVSGTDNCPGTTYALSKSTFDCSDLGTQLVTLTATDASGNQSTCDFVVTVSDQTPPSLVCSPTTFSIGTAGIVNLSSTSVVQSSTDNCSGTTITLSQTAFTCSDVGSNTITVTATDASGNSVSCTTTVTITDMTGPTITCPSNIIANNDPNTCGAAVTFAAPVAVDGCGTVTVTQTDNTGLSSGSTFPVGTTTLSFSAQDPSGNTSTCSFDITVVDTEAPQVSCPATVNANAQFGQSSTVVNYTTPTAVDNCGNVTVNQTAGIPSGGVFPVGITVNTFEFTDQAGNMASCSVDVIVSDGWAPQVQCPNDITANVDAGQCAATVTFNDPVVLTPGTTTTTRIDNNTNLVSGSQFPLGTTLIQWQIARPNGSSSFCSMSITVADNENPIISCPQNISVSNDAGQCGAIVNYAVPTATDNCTNVSLTRISGPASGSVFPIGTTAISYQATDDAGNTSQCTFTVTVSDQEAPVLSCPSNITVSSTGSSCNAIVSYPFPTATDNCPGQVTIAQSGNSSSGIYPVGTTSITFTATDASGNTSTCSFSITVTPSITVSLGPAVTECSVATLVPQAPSGGTYQWSTGSNASLLTVTQSGTYSVTVTYPGGCSASDAVSVTITGNPNVSISGMPPNNFYCLDLPALTLTGSPAGGTFSGPGMTGNSFDPAASGSGTFTIFYNYTDANGCSGQASEQITVLPCDVSLEEEHSFQVQMFPNPTSTEVKLEWTSSRPGEVDILVVNTLGQLMYEQAQPSGSSSVTIPVHQWANGQYTVLIQHEYGVERKRLVVQH, encoded by the coding sequence ATGAAACATCTTTACAAAGCGATTTTAATCGCAACAGCAGCGCTATTACCTTTCCTGAGTAATGGCCAGGACATAAATTGGTCGTTTGATACAGACGGAAACGGAAGCAACGCTCAAGCGACTAGTTCGAACTCCGCTGGAGTAGTGGCCACCTATACAGCCTCTGGCCAGGTCCTTGTATCGGGAGTTTTTGGGACAGGGGCAGATCCACACGTATTTGCACAGAGTCCGAGTACATCATCAGTTACCATTAGCTTTTCTCAGGCTGTTGATTTGACCTCTATCCAAGCGGGAGAGTTTTCTTCAACCAAGACATGGACGGCTACTCCGACTGGAGGAAGTAATTCAGCCGTTTCTTTTTCAGTTGGAACAAGCCCCTCGACAAAAACCCTGAATTGGACCGGGATTACTTCGTTCACTCTAAGCACATCAGGAGGATCGAATTTTGCCATTGATGACTTCGTCATTCCCATAAGCTGTAACGATCCTGACGTTCCGGTCATTACTGCGACTCCCAGTACCGTTTGTCCAGGCTCTTCATCTACCCTCAGTTGGACGGGAAGTTTGAATAGTGCTTTAAACTGGGTTGTTTATTCAGGGTCTTGCGGCGGAACTCAGGTAGGTTCTACGACGAACAACTCATTGCAAGTAACTCCGTCATCAACTACGACCTATTACATTCGGGGAGAAGGAGATTGTGTGACACCAGGGTCATGCGGCCAAGCCACGGTGACCGTTACAACCACTTCTAGCCCTTCGTTTACCGCATTAGCTGATTTGTGTGTTGATGCCGGCGTTCAGACTGGGCAAGGAGGAGGAACACCTACAGGAGGCGTATACTCTGGGACTGGGGTAACGGATGATGGGAATGGAACGACCTACTCATTTGACCCTGCAACTGCTGGAGTAGGAACACATCAAATCACATACACGATTACCTCATCGGGGTGCCCTGTTTCGGCTTCCGATGATGTTGTAGTGGGTTGCGGACCCATCGCCACTCCATCAAATTTGATGTTTGTAGCAAATGATGGAACGAACACGAACCTCTATGGCTACAATGCTACAACTGGACGTGTGGTTCCGGTAGCCATCCCAAACCCAGGGAGCACTGGAATCGCGCGAAGGTTTGATATTTTCGAGTATAACAACAAGGTCTATTGCGCTTATTTCGATGAGGATTTTGTAACACAAATAGGGGCTTACGACGGTCGAGACGTAGACTTTTTTGGAAGCATATCGACAAATTTCGACCCTGAAACTCGAGAGTTTGTCGTGTACAATGGTGATGTGTACTTCACCTACGAACCTTCCGGTGACCCACGACACGTCTATAAGCTCGATTTGACTACAGAAACGATTACGGATCTGACCAGCGCGACTCTGAACAGAGCAGGGATGGATGGCTTAGTGGTGTACAATGACGGAACGGGTGATAAGCTGTATTTCGCCGGCCGGGCAGGCAGCAGTGGCGCCACAGATCTCTACATGTGGGATGGAACAACATTATCAGCTGCGCCAAATTTCAGTCTTTATGAGCCAGGCAGAATGGCTGTATATAATGGATATATCTATATGTCCGCCAGTACTAGTTCAACGCTGTATTACAATGACACAGAGCTATATCGATACAATGGCTCGGGAACTTCCTTGGTTCACGCCTTTGCAGACTTGTCAGGAACTGCTGCGACAGACCCGGACCCAAGAGATTTTATAACCTTTGATAGTAAGCTCTTTTTTGTTGGAGGAGCAGGGTTTAACCCCGGTCAGTATCGCCTCTACTCCGTGAATAGTTCCAATACTGTGACCCAGGAGTACAGTCCTACCTCTGGCTATGCGCCGCAGGATTTAATGGTGGTCGGCTCAAACCTATATTTTGGTTTGAACACTGCGTCATACCCTAGCCAAACCTATCACTTCTTCAGGTATAATAGTGCTGGAAACGCCACTAATGTCACTACCGGAGCGACAAACTGGAACACCTCTCGATTTAGAAATGCGAATGCATTCGGTGACGGAATAGCGTATCAGCAAGACAGAGGTAATGGAGACGAGCCACAATTTTTGAATTTGACGACCAGTACAGCTGCTGAGTTGGCGGATATTAATTCGGGAACCGGGGATGCACTTCAGAACAATACAATTAATGTATTCTACGTCACGCTCAATCAAAATACGGCTCCTGTTGTCGATGTAGGAAACGACCTTTCCATTTTAGCATCGACGGCGAGTGCGACAGTGGTCAACAGCTCGTTAAATGTATACGAGCTGGATGATAGCCAAATCGACTCAGCTGAGGTGAGTTTTAGTTCAGGCTTTCAGGCAGGAGATGTACTAAGTGCGACGGCTTCAGGCGGAATCTCCGTGTCGTATAACTCAACTACGGGAGTATTGTCCCTTTCAGGTAGCGCTTCCCCGAGCGCCTACCAAACAGTACTTAGAACTGTAGCTTTTGACCCTACGACTACTGCCGGAACGCGCGAACTGCTTTTCACGGCGACGGATGGGTCGGGAAATACGAGCACTGTTGTTCACCCAACTGGAAAGGCTCGTTACAAAGTCATTTCTGGAACGGTTACAACCCTAGATTTTGCATCGCAACCCACAGGTGTTCCGACAAGTGGAACTTATGTTGGAAGCTTTTCATTGTCGAACGCGAACCTTGGGACTGTTGACTTTAAGACCACCGATAACGGTCTTAGTACGGCGTTTGCAAGCCTAGCCTTGTCTTTTGAAACGGACAGTTTCGGCTTTCAATATGATAATACCGGAGGGCGAATAGAAGTTCATCAAGTTGAAGAGGACCCCTACGAGCATCCGGAATACATGGCATTGAAGTTTGCGAACGATGCGGAATTTGTGGCCTTCGATGCTGCGGATGATGCTTTCTCCTTTTATGATAGATATACGATTACAGGATTCAATGACGGGGTGCAAGTAGCGCAGGAAACGATCATAGGAGCGTCTTCAGCAACGACCTATATAGTTTCAGCAAGCGGTTTTGCGAGTGTTGATGAGATTCGGATTAAAGGGAGCGATTCTTTTGGTGGTTTGTACGCAGGCTGGGGGTCATTCTTGGACAACTTTATATTCGTACAAGCGGCGTGCTCCGATCCAGATGTTCCAACGGTTACATTTTCGCCAAGTACGGTTTGTGTTGGTGCAACGGCGACGCTCAATATCAGCGGGAGCTTGAATGATGCTACGGCCTGGCATGTGTATACGGGATCCTGCGGGGGAACCTCAGTAGGATCGACAACAGGATCGACCATTACCGTTTCTCCGGGGACTCCTAGTACTACCTATTATGTTCGTGGTGAGGGAGGGTGTGTGACCGCTGGGAGTTGTGGGTCTGTGACTATTACACCAACGGCTGTAGATGATGCATCATTTAGCTACAGCGCTTCCAATTATTGTGTGGATGCTTCAGATCCCACACCGACCATTACGGGAACTACCGGGGGTACTTTTAGCAGCACTTCAGGCCTTTCTTTGAATACGAGTTCAGGGGCGATTGATGTATCTGCCTCTACGGCTGGAACGTATTCTGTTACTTACACTACAGCGGGAAGTTGCCCTGCAAATTCGACTGTTTCGGTCACCATTACCGCGTTAGACAACGCTGCATTTAGCTACGGATCATCCAGTTATTGCAAGGATGCATCGGATCCTTCGCCGACCATAACGGGTGTAACCGGGGGAACGTTTAGCAGCACTGTAGGATTATCCATTGCCTCCAATGGTACCATTGATGTATCTGCGTCTACGGCAGGGACCTATACGGTGACCTACACCACCGCAGGAACATGCCCGAACAGCTCGACAGCTTCGGTAACCATCAACAACCTGGACGACGCGTCCTTTTCATACGGGTCAACCAGTTACTGTGTGGACGCCTCTGATCCAACACCTACCATTTCAGGACTGACTGGAGGATCTTTTAGCAGTACTGTCGGACTATCATTGAGCTCTAGTACAGGAGCGATTGACGTCTCCGCTTCGACTCCTGGAACGTATACTGTGACCTATACTACAGCCGGAACGTGTCCGAACAGCTCAAATACATCCGTGACAATAAATGCTCTAGATGACGCATCCTTTAGTTACGGACAATCGGAGTATTGTTCTACTGGTTCTGACCCTACTCCAACGATTACCGGACTGACCGGTGGAACCTTTAGCAGTGGCGTCGGGCTTTCGATTGCCTCTGGTTCGGGAGCGATTGACCTTTCAGCGTCTACGCCGGGTACTTATACGGTTACTTATACGACAAGTGGTACCTGTCCCAACTCCAGCTCCACAACAGTTACCGTTGCGGATGATGTTACAGCGGTTTGTCAAGCCGTAACACTTCAATTAAATGCATCCGGTTCTGCGACACTGACTACAGGGGCAGTGGATAACGGAAGTTCTGCAACTTGCGGAATCGCTAGTTACACGCTAAGTCAAACCGCATTTTCCTGCTCAGATCTTGGCGGAAATGAGGTTACGCTCACGGTTACATCGAACTCTGGAAGAACAGCATCTTGCTCAACAACGATCACCGTAGTGGACAACATCAGTCCGACCGCAATCTGTCGGAACGTGACCGTCCAGTTAGATGCCAATGGAAATGGAAGTATAACGACAGCTGATGTGAATAACGGGAGTACGGATAACTGTACGATTGCGAGCTATGCATTGAGCGAGACTTCGTTTACGTGTAGTGATTTAGGTTCGAATACCGTAACACTTTCTGTAACGGACAACAGTGGAAATGTGGGCACATGTATGACTACGGTGACGGTAGTGGACAACATCAGTCCAACGGCTCTATGTCAGAATGTAACCGTCCAGTTAGATGCCGATGGAAATGGAAGCATAACGACAGCTGATGTAAACAACGGGAGTACGGATAACTGTACGATTACGGGTTATGCATTGAGCGAGACTTCGTTTACGTGTAGTGACTTAGGCTCGAATACCGTAACCTTGACGGTGACGGATCAAAGCGGGAACTACAGCACATGTATGACTACAGTGACGGTGGTGGACGACATTAGCCCAACCGCAATCTGTCAGGCTGTAACGGTTTGGTTGGATGCAAGCGGAAATGGAAGCATATCAGTGACGGATGTAAATGATGGAAGTACTGATAATTGCTCGATCACGGGCTATTCCCTAAGCCAAACGAGCTTTACGTGCAGTAATCTGGGTTCCAATACGGTAACCTTGACGGTGACGGATCAAAGTGGCAACTACAGCACCTGTATGACTACAGTGACGGTAGTGGACAACATCAGTCCAACCGCAATCTGCCAGAACGTAACGGTTCAGTTGGACGCCAATGGAAATGGAAGCATAACGACAGCTGATGTGAATAACGGAAGTACAGATAACTGTACGATTGCGAGCTATGCATTGAGCGAGACTTCGTTTACGTGTAGTGATTTAGGTTCGAATACCGTAACACTTTCTGTAACGGACAACAGTGGAAATGTGGGCACATGTATGACTACGGTGACGGTAGTGGACAACATCAGTCCAACGGCTCTATGTCAGAATGTAACCGTCCAGTTGGATGCCAATGGAAATGGAAGTATAACGACTGCTGATGTGAATAACGGGAGTACGGATAACTGTACGATTGCGGGCTATGCATTGAGCGAAACTTCGTTTACGTGTAGTGATTTAGGCTCGAATACCGTAACACTTTCTGTAACGGACAACAGTGGAAATGTGGGCACGTGTATGACCACAATTACTGTAGTGGATAACATCAGTCCAACGGCGATTTGCCAGAACATAACCGTCCAATTAGATGCAACTGGAAATGTCTCAATAACCGGAGGACAAATTGACGATGGAAGCAGTGACAACTGCACAATTTCCAGCTTGACTGCTTCACCGAATAGTTTTACTTGTTCGGATATAGGCGCCAATACGGTGACTCTGACGGTAACCGATCAAAGCGGAAATTCGAGCACGTGCACAGCAACGGTTACAGTTGAGGATAATATAGCTCCGAATGCACAGTGTCAAGACTTCACGGACCTTCTTCCATTTGGTGGTACTTACATTTTGAGTCCTGCAAGTATTGACAATGGAAGTTCGGATGCTTGTGGAATAGCGAGTTATACGATTAGCCAGACTACTTTTAATGCTACCCATTTGGGTGCGAATACCGTTTACTTGACCGTTACGGACAATAATGGGAATAGCAGTGTTTGTTCTTCTACATTTACCTTGACCTCTAGCCCGCCGGACATAATTTGTCAGGACATCACTGTTCAGTTGGATGCTACTGGAGCAGCTTCTATAACACCAAATATGGTGGATAACGGATCAAGTAGCCCGTATGGAGTTCCTTTATTGATGACAGTGGCACCCTATAATTTTAGTTGTCAAAATATTGGAGCCAACACGGTAACACTAACGGCTACGGATTCGTATGGCCAATCGGCAACATGCACAGCGACGGTTACGGTCGTGGATCAAGTGGCCCCCCAGGTGACTTGCCAAGACGTGAGCATTGTGCTTGACGCGAGCGGCAGCGCATCTATATCAACCAGTGATGTTGTACAAAGCTCTACTGATGCTTGTGGCGCAGTCACACTGAGTTTGGACAAGTCTACATTTGATTGTACCAATGTTGGGTCGAATGTAGTGACGGTTACGGCAACTGATGTAAATGGAAATACATCCACATGTTCTGCAACCATAACAGTTTCGGACCAAACTGCTCCTACTGCATTGTGCAAGAATGTCACGATTCAATTGGACGCGACTGGTGCGGCTAGTCTTTCAACGAGTGATGTCGACAACGGGTCATCGGACGTGTGTACTGCCGTGACTTTGAGCTTGGATAAGACCAGCTTTGACTGCTCGGATATAGGCGTACAAACGGTGGTTATGACCGTTGTTGACGCCTACGGGAATACAAGCACCTGCAGCGCTCAAGTGAGCGTTGTTGATCATATCGCGCCGCAGGCGCAGTGTCAGAATGTTACGTTGCAATTGAATGGTTCTGGTCAAGCCAACCTTACTCCGTCCATGGTGAACGCTGGAAGCACGGATAACTGTTCTATTGCCAGTTACACCCTTAGTAAGACGAGCTTTGATTGTGGAGATTTGGGGACAAATATGGTAACGATGACCGTTACGGATGCGAGTGGAAATTCATCTACGTGTACTGCTACTATTACGGTTGAAGACCAAGTGGCGCCCGTCTTGAACTGCCAATCAGTTACGTATTCTCTGATCAATGGACAGGTGACTATAGATGTTAATGACTTCATCGTGAACGCTTCCGATAATTGCAGCAGTGTCTCGCTAAGTGCAAATCTGAGCACCTTTGATTGCACCCAATTGGGCACTTTCACGATTGATATTACCGGCGTTGACGCACAGGGAAATTCGACAACCTGTAGTCCAAGCGTGACCATCGTTGACAACGCATTGCCAACAGCGGTCTGTCAGAATGCAACACTCATTTTGGATAACAGTGGACAAGCTACGCTGAGTGCTATGGACATTGATGGAGGGAGCTCTGCATCTTGTGGAGGAACGCTCACCTACGCGTTGAGTCAGACCTCATTTGACTGTTCTCATTTAGGCGTTAATAGTGTTTCATTGACGGTTACGGATGGAAACGGAAATTCAGCGACCTGCACGGCACAAGTTACCGTCGTGGACAATACTCCCCCCGTTGCTATGTGTCAAGACATCAATGTCGTCTTGGATGCCTCAGGACAAGCGACGATTTTACCTTCGTCTGTAGATAATGGAAGTTCGGACGTATGTGGTGGAGTTACCTTAAGTCTAGATCAGACTCAGTTCACGTGTGTACATCTCGGTACTAATTCAGTGATTTTGACGGTCACTGATGGAAGTGGAAACTCTTCGACTTGTGGAGCAACGGTTACGGTATTGGATCAAACCCCTCCGGCGATTACCTGCTTGAACCCGACGGTCACGTTGAATGCAAGTGGAATAGTCACTATCCTGCCGAATCAAATGGCTAGTGCAACAGACCTCTGTGGGGCAGTGACACTAACAGCTTCAATTGCTTCATTTAATTGTTCTCACGCTGGAAGTACAGTGCCAGTGACCCTAACAGCTACCGATGCAAGCGGGAATGTAAGTACCTGTACTTCGAATGTAACGGTGGTCGACAACAATGTACCTTCAGTTACATGTAAGAATGTCACGGTCTCATTGGATGCTAATGGGAACGCCAGTATTTCGACATCAGACGTTGTGGCATCGAGCCTTGCACCTTGCGGGGTTGCTGGGGTGACGGTATCACAATCTCAGTTTGATTGTAGCGATCTTGGCGCCAATAGCGTAGTGATCACGGTTACCGGGAACAATGGGCAAACGGCAACATGTTCAGCTACGGTCACAGTGGTAGATAACATGGCACCGAATGTAACGTGTCAGAACGCCAATATTTATCTCGACGCGAATGGACAGCCCGTATTGACCGTCACGGATTTGGGATTGATTTTCTCAGACAATTGCGGTGTTACAGGGGCTAACTACGACATCAGTCAATTCGACTGTGACAATACAGGAGTACAAAGCTTGGCTATTGTAGTTTCGGATGCGAGCGGGAATACAACCACCTGTACATCTCAAGTGACTGTATTGGATACCGTAAGTCCGACAATCTCATGTCAAAACGTAAGTGTTCAACTTGATGCCAGCGGTCAAGCGACCCTGGCCTCTTCGGATGCTTTGGTGAGCGGAACGGATAACTGCCCAGGGACCACATACGCCTTGAGCAAATCGACGTTTGATTGTTCTGACTTGGGGACTCAACTGGTTACCTTGACCGCTACGGATGCCTCAGGGAATCAAAGCACATGTGATTTTGTAGTGACGGTCAGTGATCAAACTCCGCCATCCTTGGTGTGTAGCCCTACAACATTCAGCATAGGAACGGCGGGCATTGTAAATCTATCGTCTACGAGCGTGGTACAAAGCAGCACTGACAATTGTAGTGGAACAACAATCACTTTATCCCAAACCGCCTTTACGTGCTCAGACGTTGGATCCAACACCATAACGGTGACTGCAACGGATGCTAGTGGAAACTCTGTGAGTTGCACGACCACAGTGACTATTACAGACATGACGGGTCCGACCATTACATGCCCGAGCAATATCATAGCCAATAATGATCCGAATACCTGCGGGGCGGCGGTGACCTTCGCGGCTCCAGTTGCAGTCGACGGTTGTGGTACTGTTACCGTTACTCAAACGGATAATACGGGACTCTCTTCAGGAAGTACATTCCCGGTAGGAACGACTACTCTAAGCTTTAGTGCCCAGGATCCATCCGGAAATACGTCTACGTGTAGCTTTGATATTACGGTAGTAGATACTGAGGCTCCACAAGTCTCTTGCCCTGCAACGGTCAACGCAAATGCACAATTTGGCCAGAGTTCTACGGTCGTCAATTATACGACCCCAACAGCTGTAGATAATTGTGGAAATGTTACCGTGAACCAAACTGCTGGAATTCCGAGTGGAGGGGTATTCCCCGTCGGAATTACGGTCAACACGTTTGAATTTACCGATCAAGCGGGTAATATGGCTTCTTGTTCTGTAGATGTAATTGTTTCGGATGGTTGGGCGCCACAGGTCCAATGTCCAAATGATATAACAGCCAATGTAGACGCTGGTCAATGCGCGGCGACAGTTACTTTTAATGACCCTGTAGTCTTAACTCCAGGCACGACAACTACAACGCGTATAGACAACAATACTAATCTTGTGTCAGGTAGTCAATTCCCGCTTGGTACAACCTTGATTCAGTGGCAGATTGCACGTCCAAATGGTAGTTCTTCGTTCTGCTCCATGTCCATAACGGTTGCAGACAATGAAAATCCGATAATCAGTTGTCCTCAGAACATTTCTGTTTCGAATGACGCAGGGCAATGTGGGGCAATAGTCAACTATGCGGTTCCAACAGCCACGGATAACTGTACCAATGTATCGTTAACCCGTATCAGCGGCCCTGCCTCAGGAAGCGTGTTCCCGATAGGAACAACGGCGATTAGTTATCAAGCTACGGACGACGCGGGGAACACCAGCCAGTGCACGTTCACCGTGACGGTTTCGGATCAGGAAGCACCTGTTTTGAGCTGCCCATCGAACATCACCGTTTCCAGTACGGGAAGTTCATGTAATGCGATCGTGAGTTATCCCTTCCCAACGGCAACAGATAACTGCCCGGGTCAAGTGACCATTGCGCAAAGCGGGAATAGCTCCAGTGGTATTTATCCGGTCGGGACTACATCGATAACCTTCACTGCGACGGATGCAAGTGGAAACACGAGCACGTGTAGTTTTAGTATTACTGTGACGCCTTCAATCACGGTAAGTCTAGGGCCGGCGGTTACAGAATGCTCTGTGGCAACCTTAGTGCCACAGGCGCCATCCGGAGGAACGTATCAATGGAGCACAGGTTCTAACGCGAGTTTGCTTACAGTGACGCAGTCGGGCACCTATTCTGTGACGGTTACCTATCCGGGTGGATGTTCGGCCAGTGACGCCGTTTCAGTGACCATCACAGGGAATCCGAACGTCAGCATTAGCGGAATGCCACCGAATAATTTCTACTGCCTAGATCTTCCTGCGCTGACCCTGACGGGATCACCGGCAGGCGGAACCTTTAGCGGACCGGGAATGACGGGGAATTCGTTTGACCCAGCGGCGTCTGGAAGTGGAACCTTCACGATTTTCTACAATTATACGGATGCGAATGGATGTTCGGGTCAAGCGAGCGAGCAGATCACCGTGCTGCCTTGTGACGTGAGTTTGGAAGAGGAACACAGCTTCCAGGTTCAGATGTTCCCGAACCCGACATCGACAGAAGTCAAGTTGGAGTGGACGTCTTCGCGACCCGGCGAAGTGGACATCCTGGTGGTCAATACCCTTGGGCAGTTGATGTACGAGCAGGCGCAGCCTAGCGGAAGCAGTAGCGTCACGATACCGGTGCACCAGTGGGCGAACGGACAGTACACGGTCCTTATTCAACACGAATACGGAGTCGAACGCAAACGACTTGTGGTACAACACTAA